From a single Lytechinus variegatus isolate NC3 chromosome 9, Lvar_3.0, whole genome shotgun sequence genomic region:
- the LOC121421156 gene encoding tripartite motif-containing protein 2-like, which translates to MAEALKTVISQSTECPVCLSTFTDPKILSCSHTFCKTCLDNLLECHGNCQIRCPVCRAVTQVPNQDVGKLQVNLALKSLIEDMEGHPQICTNCKSNDKSHAAVYCQDCGKYLCTSCLNTHSQWEDFIDHEVIAMSEISSGKVSVRRYRKCRKHPKEDEDYFCSTCRRFTCFRCGMMEHKDVEGHQVVEGAAYEDKHVKNIEDLKSKVDKQQSCFQKYIDFIDEQRKSVDNAKKQCTSDINKAYDDAVRHLTEKRESLLREVKETTEGVEKELESMKTTAKKYINQLTTMAEMVTNKIKIPLDMDTLAAHDTLCEELREVFDQKDPDYEQPKKSGRKGKSVRFKRNVGADELGLGKIVNVVERNDALPTNKTFDEKDVSLPTYNIDNVKNVALTAKGSINTMVGTPDGRMAVGCNPGGMNIFSTDGQLQQTVLKNVKISGVGFLSDGRCVVMDTSNNITLYTPEYTQLNVMFKTLSRDEGGIPDLTVDADDLIYVSYRKAKKIQVFSTAGGQAVREIPCNGYVPYQITSYHGSLIISSWDTIRLIDKQGAVQHELKKPGSRLYAAVSQWNTILIAKVKHYEGLVSIDEYTNELRHIRNLVNDYKIEKSGIFWHDWCYLQQYRSGEIAFCTRDRLYIFR; encoded by the coding sequence ATGGCTGAAGCATTAAAGACTGTCATCTCCCAGAGTACAGAGTGTCCAGTGTGTCTTTCTACATTCACCGATCCCAAGATCCTGTCTTGTTCTCACACTTTCTGCAAGACTTGCCTGGACAACCTCTTAGAGTGTCACGGTAACTGCCAGATCCGATGCCCTGTCTGCAGAGCTGTGACCCAGGTCCCAAACCAAGATGTCGGCAAACTACAGGTAAATCTTGCTTTGAAAAGTCTAATAGAGGATATGGAGGGCCATCCTCAGATTTGCACAAATTGTAAATCAAATGACAAGTCCCATGCTGCTGTCTACTGCCAAGACTGTGGCAAGTATCTCTGCACATCTTGTCTTAATACGCACTCTCAATGGGAAGACTTTATCGATCATGAAGTCATTGCCATGAGTGAGATCTCATCAGGAAAGGTGTCTGTACGTAGATACCGGAAATGCAGGAAACACCCGAAAGAAGACGAGGATTACTTCTGTTCCACCTGCAGGAGATTCACATGCTTCAGATGCGGTATGATGGAACATAAAGACGTCGAGGGACACCAGGTCGTCGAGGGAGCTGCTTATGAGGATAAACACGTGAAGAACATCGAAGACCTGAAATCAAAGGTTGACAAGCAACAGTCATGCTTTCAGAAGtacattgatttcattgatgAGCAGAGGAAGAGTGTTGACAATGCTAAGAAACAGTGTACAAGTGACATCAACAAAGCATATGATGATGCGGTCCGGCACTTGACAGAGAAGAGAGAAAGCCTGCTAAGAGAAGTCAAGGAAACGACTGAAGGAGTAGAGAAAGAACTGGAAAGCATGAAGACAACGGCTAAGAAGTACATCAATCAGTTGACGACCATGGCTGAAATGGTAactaacaaaataaagattCCATTAGATATGGATACTTTGGCTGCACACGACACTCTGTGTGAAGAGTTACGAGAGGTCTTTGATCAAAAGGATCCCGACTACGAGCAGCCGAAGAAATCGGGCAGAAAGGGGAAAAGTGTCAGGTTCAAGAGAAATGTTGGAGCGGATGAGCTAGGCCTTGGAAAGATTGTTAATGTAGTTGAAAGAAACGACGCCTTACCCACTAATAAAACCTTTGATGAAAAGGACGTTTCTTTGCCTActtataatattgataatgtaaAGAACGTGGCCTTGACAGCTAAGGGTAGCATTAATACCATGGTTGGCACACCAGACGGTAGGATGGCAGTAGGATGTAACCCAGGTGGCATGAATATCTTCTCCACTGATGGTCAGCTTCAGCAGACAGTTCTGAAGAATGTTAAAATATCGGGGGTAGGGTTCCTTTCTGATGGTCGATGTGTTGTGATGGATACTTCAAACAACATCACACTGTATACACCAGAGTACACACAATTGAATGTAATGTTTAAGACTCTAAGTCGAGATGAAGGTGGGATTCCTGATCTCACTGTTGATGCTGATGATCTGATCTATGTGAGCTACAGGAAAGCCAAGAAGATCCAGGTATTTTCAACAGCAGGTGGGCAAGCAGTCAGGGAGATACCATGCAACGGGTATGTACCATATCAAATCACTAGTTACCATGGTTCTCTGATCATTTCATCATGGGATACTATCAGATTGATAGACAAACAGGGTGCTGTACAACATGAATTAAAGAAACCGGGTAGCCGCCTTTACGCTGCTGTATCTCAATGGAATACAATCCTGATAGCCAAGGTGAAGCATTATGAAGGTTTGGTGAGCATTGACGAGTATACAAATGAACTAAGGCACATCCGAAACCTTGTTAATGATTACAAGATTGAGAAGTCAGGGATATTTTGGCATGATTGGTGTTACCTCCAGCAGTACCGATCAGGAGAGATCGCTTTCTGCACTCGGGATAGACTGTATATATTCCgctga